The window TAAAGGGATGGTTCCTGCTGCCCACATTAAAAAAATGTACGGTAAAAGCATTTTGGTAGAAGAGGTTAACAATTTGTTAAACGACACTTTATCGAACTACATCGCTGAGCAGAAATTAGAAATTTTAGGTCAGCCATTACCACAAATGGATGATGAGCGCGAATTTAAATGGGATAACACCGACGAATTCGAATTTGATTACGAGTTGGGTTTAGCACCTGCTTTTGATGTAAATGTTACATCTAAAGATAAATACACCGAATATGTGGTTAAAGCTGATAAAGAAACTTTAGAAAGCCGTATCAAAAATATCCGTCGTAGCTATGGTAAAATGACTAATCCTGAAGTTTCAGCTGAAGGTGATGTACTTTACGCTGAGTTAACTCAGCTAGGTGCTGATGGTGCTGTTTTCGAAGGTGGTATTTCAAGCACTGCAACACTTCGTTTAGACTTGGTTAAAGACAAGAAAATCCTTAAAACATTAGTAGGTTTAAAGAAAGAAGACGAAGTTACTGTTGATTTAGTAAAAGCGTTTGACGATGCTGCAGTTGTAGCTAAAGCTTTAAACATTTCTGAAGAAGATGCAGCTGATTTAAAATCTAGCTTCAAACTTTCAATTAAAAACGTAAACCGTTTAGAAGAGTCAGACTTAAACCAGGAGTTTTTCGATAAATTATTTGGTGAAGGTACTGTAACCGACGAAGCTGGTTTCAGAACTAAAATTACTGAAGAAGTAGAAAGCATGTTTAAACAAGATGCTGAGCGTAAATTATCAAACGATATTTACGAAGATCTTTTAAAGAAACACACTTTTGAATTGCCGGATGAGTTTTTACGTCGTTGGTTAAAAGCAACAAACGAAAAATTAACCGACGAAGAATTAGCTGAAGGTTATGATGATTTCGCTAAAAACCTGAAATGGACTTTAATCGAAAACAAAATCATTAAAGATAACAGCATCGAAATTAAATATGAAGATGTTGTTCAGGCAGCTAAAGCTAAATTAGACGCACAGTTCAAGATGTATAGCCCAAGCCCGCTTCCTGAAGATCAATTAGCACAATACGCTGTTCAGTTCTTACAGGAAAAAGAAAATGCAAACCGTGTTTTCGAAGAGGTTAAAGCTTTAAAAACTTTCGAACAAATTAAAACCATCGTTACTTTAGAGCAAAAAGACATTGATTACGATAAGTTTATAGCTTTAGACAAAGCGTAAGGGGCTTAGCGTTTGGCGCTTTGAAATTGACAGTCCTATTTCTATATTTAGTTATGGCTCAATTCAAATTTCAATCGCTGGAAGTTTGGCAGTTATCAATAGCAATAACTGATAAATTACTTGATGTAGCTGACCGATTGTCAGTTGATAAAAAATACAGATTTGCAGAGCAGCTCAATGGGGCTGCTCTTACCATATCTAACAATATTGCCGAAGGTTCAGGCACTGTTTCAAATAAGGAATTTGCTCATTATCTGAATATTGCACATCGTTCTACGTTCGAGAATGCAAATATTTTAGTAGTTTTAGAACGGAGAAAATATATTTCTGACATAGAGTTGAAGGATTATCTGGAAGAATTAGATAAATTGGCACGGAAATTAACCAACTTCAGAAAATATTTATTAAAGTAACCCGCGTATTTGGATAGCCTAAACGCTTATCGCAAAACGCCAAACTCTATAATCATGAACATAGACTCACAAGAATTCAGGAAATTTGCCGTTAAACATCAGGGAATTGGCGGTTTACACGTAGATAAATTTATTGCACAGGCTAATCTGAACCCTCAGAATATGACGCCATATATCATCGAAGAACGTCAGTTAAACGTTGCTCAGATGGATGTATTTTCGAGGTTAATGATGGACCGTATTATCTTTTTAGGTGATGCGATTTATGATCAGAATGCAAACATCATCCAGGCTCAGTTGTTGTTCTTACAATCGGCTGATGCAGAGCGTGATATTCAGATCTATATTAACTCTCCGGGTGGCTCAGTATATGCTGGTTTAGGTATTTATGATACCATGCAGTACATTCAGCCAGATGTAGCTACAATTTGTACTGGTATGGCAGCATCAATGGGCGCTGTTTTATTGGTAGCAGGAGCTAAAGGTAAACGCGCTGCTTTACCACACTCAAGAGTAATGATTCACCAGCCATCAGGAGGTGCACAAGGTGTGGCATCTGATATGGAGATCAACCTGAGGGAAATGTTGAAATTGAAAAAAGAATTATACGATATTATTTCAGAGCACTCTGGCCAAACTTATGATTGGGTAGAGAAAGCTTCAGACCGCGATTACTGGATGACTGCCGACGAGGCAAAAGGATTTGGTATGGTTGATGAAGTGTTATCGAGAAACGCAAAAAAAGATGGCGAAACAAAATAAAGAATCCCGCTGCTCATTCTGCCATTCTGGCAAGCATGAAACTTTAATGTTAATTGAAGGTATGGATGCATTTATCTGCGATAAGTGTGTTACCCAGGCCAATCAATTGCTTGCGCAGGAATTAGGAAGCAAAGGGACGAAAAATATTCAAGAGGCAATAAATTTATTAAAGCCTCTTGAAATTAAACAACACCTCGATCAGTATGTAATTGGCCAGGATGATGCAAAAAAAGTATTATCAGTTGCGGTTTACAACCACTACAAACGTTTAAACCAAAAGGTAGATAAAGATGAGATTGAGATCGAGAAATCGAATATCATGTTGGTTGGCGAAACCGGAACGGGTAAAACCTTACTGGCTAAGACCATTGCTAAAATTTTGCATGTGCCTTTCTGTATTTGCGATGCAACAGTTTTAACAGAAGCCGGTTATGTAGGAGAGGATGTGGAGAGTATTTTAACGCGTTTGCTGCAAGCTGCAGACTATGATGTAACTGCTGCCGAACGTGGTATTGTGTATATTGATGAGGTAGATAAAGTTGCGCGTAAAAGTGATAACCCATCTATCACACGTGATGTATCAGGTGAAGGCGTTCAGCAAGCATTGTTAAAGATATTAGAGGGTACAGTGGTAAACGTTCCACCTCAGGGCGGACGTAAGCACCCGGACCAGAAAATGATTCCGGTAAATACCAATAATATCCTCTTTATTTGCGGTGGTGCATTTGATGGTATTGAACGTAAAATTGCCAACCGTTTAAGAACACAGGCTGTAGGTTATAAAGTAAAGAAAGATGAAACAGTTTTAGATCTTAAAAATCTTTATAAGTATATTACACCTCAAGATTTGAAATCTTTTGGATTAATTCCAGAGCTGATTGGCCGTATTCCGGTGCTTTCACACTTAAATCCATTGGATAAAGAATCGTTGAGAAATATCTTAACGGCACCAAAAAATTCATTAATTAAGCAATATGTTAAGCTTTTTGCTTACGAAGATGTTAAATTAGTGTTTGATGATGAAGTTCTGGATTTTATTGTGGATAAGGCAATGGAATATAAGTTGGGCGCACGTGGTTTGAGGTCAATCTGCGAAGCGATTATGCTTGATGCCATGTTCGATACGCCAACCCAGACGGATGTCAAGGAATTGCATATCAATCTCGATTACGCGATAGAAAAATTTGAAAAGGCCGACTTTAAAAAGTTGCAGGCTGCTTAAAAAAATCAATCCTTCCCGTAATCGGGAGGGATTTTTTGTAAATACGCTTAGCGCATGGCGCGTGGCGCTAAACTTATTATTATGAACGAAGAAAAAGACGTAAAGAAAGATGAAGCCGCAGTAGAGAAAGCAAAAAAAGTAAAAGAAGTAGAAACTCCGGTTAAAGCCGGATTAAAATCTAAAGATGAGATTGTAAAGAACTGGCTGCCACGTTATACGGGCAGGCCTTTAGATCAGTTTGGCGATTATATTCTGCTTACCAATTTCAGTAAATATGTAACCATGTTTTCTGAGTGGAATGATAATGCACCGATTATGGGCTTAGATAAACCCATGCAGAGTGTTACGGCTAACGGGATAACCATAATTAACTTCGGTATGGGTAGTCCGCTGGCAGCAACCATGATGGATTTGTTGACGGCCATTAAGCCAAAAGCAGTTTTGTTTTTAGGTAAATGCGGTGGTTTAAAGAAGAAAAACCAGTTGGGCGATCTGATCCTGCCAATTGCGGCGATTAGGGGAGAAGGTACATCTAACGATTATCTGCCTGCTGAGGTGCCTGCATTACCGGCTTTCGCCTTGCAGAAAGCGATATCGACCACAATACGTGATTATGGACGCGATTACTGGACCGGAACCTGTTATACCACCAACCGCAGGGTTTGGGAGCACGACAAGGAATTTAAGAAGTATTTAAAAACATTACGGGCAATGGCAGTAGATATGGAAACAGCAACCATTTTTACGACAGCATTTGCCAATAAAATACCTGCTGGCGCATTGTTATTGGTTTCTGATCAGCCGATGATACCAGAGGGTGTTAAAACCGCTGAAAGCGATAGCAGCGTTACCGAGAAATATGTAGAAACGCATCTGCACATTGGTATCGATTCGTTAAAACAGTTAATAAATAACGGTTTAACCGTGAAACACTTGTTGTTTTAATATAAAGTTAGCAAGCCACAAAGACTCAAAGCACACCAGGAATTCATTTATTCTTTGTGTTCTTCGTGTCTTCGTGGTGTATCATTGCGTTATGCTGTGAACCCTGGTAAATAACCATACAATATCAAGTCATCTTCGCTATTGATATTGTAATTGCACCGGTTGTGTAATAAAACAATCCTGTCCGAAACATCGAGGATCGATTTGTATAAATGATCCGTTATAATAAAGCCTTTGTGCGTTTTGACGTGGTTGATGTGGTGTTTTAATTCTTCTACCCACAATGGCGATAATTGTGAAAAAGGTTCATCGAGCAATATATAGTCTGCATCACTGTAAATCATTAGCAAGCATTCTAAAAATCTGCATTCCCCACTGGATAAATTATAGAATTTCGAATTCAGATGATTAGCTATCAATTCAATTTTGTGTAATTCTGCCTGGTAAGTTTTGCAAAATATATTAATTGCTTTCGAAACGCTAATTGATGTAGGTATGAAGCTGTTCTGCGGTAGGTAAGATATATTTTTAGAATGGTAACCTTTGCTATATATCTTGTTGTTTATGTTAAGGTATTTGAAGTTTGCGTTTATACTTCCAAAAATAATCTTTAACAATGTTGATTTACCGGATCCATTCCTTCCTAATAAGCCTACTACCTCCCCAATCTCACAGTTTAAATAAACACTGCTTAATATTTCCCTATCTGCAAAAGATTGGTTAACGCTATCAATAAAAAGTCTTTGCATAGAAATGATATTATTAAGATTCCGATAAAAACAATTAAATCATACAAGACTAAGTTTGCCATTATTTGTCTAAAACCTACGCCCTGATTTTTGAAAAAGTATGCAGTAGATTTATAAAACAATAAATAAATTGCGACAGAAAACAGCCAGCCTGTAAGTTTGAAGAACATAGCTAAAGAGTAAATAGCTGATTCTTTAAAACCACCTAAAATAAAAAATACTGATATCAATAGACTTACCAGTATGTTCCATGCAAAAATAAGTTTATAAACTTGAATGGATTTTTTGAGTAGGCTAACTGACATGATTTAAAGATAGAAAATCATAACGGTAAAGTTAGTTGTGTTGCAAAAAAAAAAGACCCGCAAATTTTGCAGGTCTTTTTTTATGAAGATATTTTACTTATCCTAAGTAAGATTTTAAAATCTTACTTCTTGAGGTATGACGTAAGCGTTGTAACGCTTTATCTTTAATCTGACGAACACGCTCGCGTGTTAAATTAAATTTCTCACCAATCTCTTCTAACGAAAGTGGGTGGTTAGAACCTAAACCGAAGAATAAAACGATAATTTCTCTTTCTCTTTCTGTTAAGGTAGAAAGTGAACGTTTAATTTCCTCTGATAAAGATTCGTTAATTAATGAGCTATCTGTGTTTGGTTCGTGGTTTTCCAATACATCCAATAATGTATTTTCTTCACCCTGAACAAAAGGAGCATCCATTGATACGTGACGACCAGAATTACTTAAAGTGTCCGAAATTTTATCCACAGTTGTTTCCAAAATATCAGCCAGTTCTTCTGGTGATGGCTCGCGCTCGTATTCTTGCTCTAATTTAGAGAAAGCTTTACTGATTTTACTTAGCGAACCTACCTGGTTTAAAGGTAAACGTACAATACGGCTTTGCTCGGCAATAGCCTGTAAAATCGATTGACGAATCCACCAAACGGCGTAAGAGATGAATTTGAAACCTTTGGTCTCATCAAAACGTTTTGCCGCTTTAATTAAGCCCAGGTTACCTTCATTAATTAAATCTCCTAAAGTTAAACCCTGATTTTGGTATTGTTTTGCAACAGATACAACGAAACGTAAGTTGGTTTTAGTTAATCGCTCTAATGCAGCCTGATCGCCCTCACGAATCTTCCTTGCTAAAATTACTTCCTCTTCTGCTGTTATTAAATCTACTTTACCAATTTCGTGCAGGTATTTATCTAACGATTGGCTTTCACGATTGGTAATGGATTGCGTTATCTTGAGTTGTCTCATTTATACGTTTTGTGTGCTCTTTAATTATTGAGTGTGCAAAGTTACGAAATTGTATAGCATTCCGAAAGGATAATATGCTGAAAATGTTATCGTTTGCACAAGATTTTTACAGTTTTACTTATAGCAAAAATCATTCCAAATAAAATTGTGTCATTAAAAATTGTTAGGTGTTAATAATGATTAATATTCGGTTATTTTTTATTGTTTTGCAATATTTATATTTCGATTTATAATAATTTTAGGTTTATATCTGTGTGATAAATAATTAAATTATTATGACGTTTTTTAGTTTCCCGGTTTTTATATCAAGAAATACAAGCTTGTATTTTCCGGCAACTAAAGGTAACCGGATTTTCTGTCAGTAAGACGATACTTTTAATATTTATTCGAAATAGAATAACGATGGTAATGCCTTTAAGGGGATGCTTTTTTGCCCATGAACCAGCAGCTTAAGTTCAATAAACCTGATAGAACGGAAAGCCCGGAGCGAAGTATGAGTGAGGACTTAGAGGGATAGCAGGGCAGGAGGCCGCCATAAGAACAGAAACCGATCATTTTCAGAAAACGAAACACGTCTAAATAGATCTCTCCGTTCCGCTATGCTACAGTCGAGATGACGATATTTATTATAGGTTTTGGGAAAATAAGAGAATAAAAAAACCTTCCAGTTTTCACTGAAAGGTTTTTTATGTGCTTTTAGCCTTAGTCTTTCAACTTTAAGCTTAAATTATGCTTGCTCTGCCAACACTTTAGTTACTAAATCAGCAGCTTCTTTTAAAGCAATTGCCGAGTAAACCTGAAGACCAGACTCGTCGATTAATTTTTTAGCCTCTTCTGCATTTGTACCTTGTAAACGACAGATAATTGGCACAGGGATATTACCGATTTCTTTATATGCATCGATAACACCTTGAGCAACACGGTCGCAACGTACAATACCACCAAAAATATTGATTAGGATAGCTTTAACGTTAGGATCTTTCAAAATGATGTTGAAAGCCGCTTTAACGGTTTGTGCATTTGCAGTTCCACCTACGTCAAGGAAGTTAGCAGGCTCACCACCAGCTAATTTAATGATATCCATGGTAGCCATAGCCAAACCAGCACCATTAACCATACAACCTACGTTACCATCAAGGTTAACGAAGTTTAGGTTACTTGCACTTGCTTCAACTTCCATTGGATCTTCTTCCGTAACATCGCGCATTGCTGCGTAATCAGGGTGACGGAATAAGCCGTTCTCATCCAGATTTACTTTAGCATCAACTGCAATTACTTTATCA is drawn from Pedobacter sp. HDW13 and contains these coding sequences:
- a CDS encoding RNA polymerase sigma factor RpoD/SigA, with product MRQLKITQSITNRESQSLDKYLHEIGKVDLITAEEEVILARKIREGDQAALERLTKTNLRFVVSVAKQYQNQGLTLGDLINEGNLGLIKAAKRFDETKGFKFISYAVWWIRQSILQAIAEQSRIVRLPLNQVGSLSKISKAFSKLEQEYEREPSPEELADILETTVDKISDTLSNSGRHVSMDAPFVQGEENTLLDVLENHEPNTDSSLINESLSEEIKRSLSTLTEREREIIVLFFGLGSNHPLSLEEIGEKFNLTRERVRQIKDKALQRLRHTSRSKILKSYLG
- the clpX gene encoding ATP-dependent Clp protease ATP-binding subunit ClpX, whose amino-acid sequence is MKCYRETQKKMAKQNKESRCSFCHSGKHETLMLIEGMDAFICDKCVTQANQLLAQELGSKGTKNIQEAINLLKPLEIKQHLDQYVIGQDDAKKVLSVAVYNHYKRLNQKVDKDEIEIEKSNIMLVGETGTGKTLLAKTIAKILHVPFCICDATVLTEAGYVGEDVESILTRLLQAADYDVTAAERGIVYIDEVDKVARKSDNPSITRDVSGEGVQQALLKILEGTVVNVPPQGGRKHPDQKMIPVNTNNILFICGGAFDGIERKIANRLRTQAVGYKVKKDETVLDLKNLYKYITPQDLKSFGLIPELIGRIPVLSHLNPLDKESLRNILTAPKNSLIKQYVKLFAYEDVKLVFDDEVLDFIVDKAMEYKLGARGLRSICEAIMLDAMFDTPTQTDVKELHINLDYAIEKFEKADFKKLQAA
- a CDS encoding ATP-binding cassette domain-containing protein codes for the protein MQRLFIDSVNQSFADREILSSVYLNCEIGEVVGLLGRNGSGKSTLLKIIFGSINANFKYLNINNKIYSKGYHSKNISYLPQNSFIPTSISVSKAINIFCKTYQAELHKIELIANHLNSKFYNLSSGECRFLECLLMIYSDADYILLDEPFSQLSPLWVEELKHHINHVKTHKGFIITDHLYKSILDVSDRIVLLHNRCNYNINSEDDLILYGYLPGFTA
- the tig gene encoding trigger factor; translated protein: MNITQEKTGNLNAVVKIKIAPADYSGKVEKAIKDQAKKAQLPGFRKGMVPAAHIKKMYGKSILVEEVNNLLNDTLSNYIAEQKLEILGQPLPQMDDEREFKWDNTDEFEFDYELGLAPAFDVNVTSKDKYTEYVVKADKETLESRIKNIRRSYGKMTNPEVSAEGDVLYAELTQLGADGAVFEGGISSTATLRLDLVKDKKILKTLVGLKKEDEVTVDLVKAFDDAAVVAKALNISEEDAADLKSSFKLSIKNVNRLEESDLNQEFFDKLFGEGTVTDEAGFRTKITEEVESMFKQDAERKLSNDIYEDLLKKHTFELPDEFLRRWLKATNEKLTDEELAEGYDDFAKNLKWTLIENKIIKDNSIEIKYEDVVQAAKAKLDAQFKMYSPSPLPEDQLAQYAVQFLQEKENANRVFEEVKALKTFEQIKTIVTLEQKDIDYDKFIALDKA
- a CDS encoding four helix bundle protein gives rise to the protein MAQFKFQSLEVWQLSIAITDKLLDVADRLSVDKKYRFAEQLNGAALTISNNIAEGSGTVSNKEFAHYLNIAHRSTFENANILVVLERRKYISDIELKDYLEELDKLARKLTNFRKYLLK
- a CDS encoding AMP nucleosidase, whose translation is MNEEKDVKKDEAAVEKAKKVKEVETPVKAGLKSKDEIVKNWLPRYTGRPLDQFGDYILLTNFSKYVTMFSEWNDNAPIMGLDKPMQSVTANGITIINFGMGSPLAATMMDLLTAIKPKAVLFLGKCGGLKKKNQLGDLILPIAAIRGEGTSNDYLPAEVPALPAFALQKAISTTIRDYGRDYWTGTCYTTNRRVWEHDKEFKKYLKTLRAMAVDMETATIFTTAFANKIPAGALLLVSDQPMIPEGVKTAESDSSVTEKYVETHLHIGIDSLKQLINNGLTVKHLLF
- the clpP gene encoding ATP-dependent Clp endopeptidase proteolytic subunit ClpP, which gives rise to MNIDSQEFRKFAVKHQGIGGLHVDKFIAQANLNPQNMTPYIIEERQLNVAQMDVFSRLMMDRIIFLGDAIYDQNANIIQAQLLFLQSADAERDIQIYINSPGGSVYAGLGIYDTMQYIQPDVATICTGMAASMGAVLLVAGAKGKRAALPHSRVMIHQPSGGAQGVASDMEINLREMLKLKKELYDIISEHSGQTYDWVEKASDRDYWMTADEAKGFGMVDEVLSRNAKKDGETK